In one window of Pseudooceanicola aestuarii DNA:
- a CDS encoding DUF2163 domain-containing protein: MGFDTELARHLATGVTTLCHAWEIRRRDGQVLGFTDHDRDLRFGGVTFHADSGLSAMALQQGTGLAVDNTEASGALSHAALTEADIDAGRLDGAGVTAWLVNWAAPKARQLVFRGTLGEVQRADGAFRAELRGLTEALNQPTGRVFQKPCGAVLGDAACGVDLGDPELTVVAAPVAVEGAQRLVFAGLEAPEGWFARGRVEVRAGPAAGLTGLVQWDRAEPAGRVLTLWTPLPVAPQPGTALRLIAGCDKRFGTCGEKFDNALNFQGFPDIPGDDWLTVLPVQSGETDGGSRRT; encoded by the coding sequence ATGGGCTTTGACACGGAGCTGGCGCGGCACCTGGCCACGGGCGTCACGACATTGTGCCATGCCTGGGAGATCCGGCGGCGGGACGGGCAGGTGCTGGGTTTTACCGATCATGACCGGGATCTGCGGTTCGGCGGAGTGACCTTTCACGCCGACAGCGGGCTGAGCGCGATGGCGTTGCAGCAGGGCACGGGCCTTGCGGTGGACAACACGGAGGCCTCCGGCGCGCTGAGCCATGCCGCTCTGACCGAGGCCGATATCGACGCGGGTCGGCTGGACGGGGCCGGAGTGACGGCCTGGCTGGTCAACTGGGCGGCGCCCAAGGCGCGGCAACTGGTGTTTCGTGGCACGCTGGGCGAGGTGCAGCGCGCGGATGGCGCGTTCCGGGCGGAATTGCGCGGGCTGACAGAGGCGCTGAACCAGCCGACCGGGCGCGTATTCCAGAAGCCTTGCGGCGCGGTTCTGGGGGATGCGGCCTGCGGGGTGGATCTGGGCGATCCAGAGCTGACGGTCGTTGCGGCGCCCGTGGCGGTGGAGGGCGCGCAAAGGTTGGTCTTTGCCGGGCTGGAGGCGCCGGAGGGCTGGTTCGCGCGCGGCCGGGTGGAGGTCCGGGCGGGACCGGCGGCCGGATTGACAGGGCTGGTGCAATGGGATCGGGCGGAACCTGCGGGGCGGGTGCTGACCCTTTGGACGCCCCTGCCGGTCGCACCGCAGCCCGGCACGGCGCTGCGGTTGATCGCGGGCTGCGACAAGCGGTTCGGCACCTGCGGGGAGAAATTCGACAATGCGCTGAATTTTCAGGGGTTTCCGGACATTCCAGGTGATGATTGGCTGACCGTCCTGCCGGTCCAATCCGGCGAGACCGATGGCGGGAGCCGTCGAACATGA
- a CDS encoding DUF2460 domain-containing protein, translating to MSTSTFHETRFPATLSFGSSGGPERRTDIVTLANGFEERNSPWAHSRRRYDAGVALRSLDDIEVLIAFFEARRGQMHGFRWKDWSDCKSCLPSAQVSFRDQVIAIGDGVTDVWPLAKTYRSGLQGYTRPITKPVAGSVRVGVAEDALVAGLHYEVDITTGLVTFAEAPKEGMEVTAGFEFDVPVRFDTDRLATSVAAFRAGDVPSVPVVEVRI from the coding sequence ATGAGCACGAGCACTTTTCACGAAACCCGGTTTCCCGCGACGCTGAGCTTTGGCTCTTCCGGGGGGCCGGAGCGGCGCACCGATATCGTCACGCTGGCCAATGGCTTCGAGGAGCGCAACTCCCCCTGGGCCCATTCGCGGCGGCGGTATGATGCCGGGGTGGCGCTGCGGTCTCTGGACGATATCGAGGTGCTGATCGCCTTTTTCGAGGCCCGGCGCGGCCAGATGCACGGGTTCCGGTGGAAGGATTGGTCGGATTGCAAATCCTGTCTGCCTTCGGCGCAGGTCAGTTTTCGCGACCAGGTGATCGCGATCGGCGACGGGGTGACGGATGTCTGGCCTCTCGCCAAGACCTACCGGTCCGGGCTGCAAGGCTATACCCGCCCGATCACCAAGCCGGTGGCCGGCAGCGTGCGGGTCGGCGTGGCGGAGGATGCGCTGGTCGCGGGGCTGCATTACGAGGTCGACATCACCACCGGGCTGGTCACCTTTGCCGAGGCGCCGAAAGAGGGGATGGAGGTCACCGCCGGGTTCGAGTTCGACGTGCCGGTGCGATTCGATACCGACCGGCTGGCGACATCGGTGGCGGCCTTCCGGGCGGGTGACGTGCCCAGCGTGCCGGTGGTCGAGGTGCGGATCTGA